One window of Alkaliphilus metalliredigens QYMF genomic DNA carries:
- the kduI gene encoding 5-dehydro-4-deoxy-D-glucuronate isomerase codes for MLEVRYASSNKDAKSYDTMRLREEFHIDGLFQKDEIKMVYSHIDRIIAGSVCPVEKELKLEVGKEIGAEYFLERRELGIINIGGSGIVTLDGEVQELEKGDGLYVGKGIKDVVFKSVDPGKPAKFYINSAPAHASYPTVKINVKDASPVKLGSKEELNQRTIYQYVHPNVCQSCQLLMGMTILEDGSVWNTMPCHTHDRRMEVYFYFDMDDDAMVFHMTGEPKETRHIIMRNEEAVISPSWSIHSGVGTKKYTFIWGMVGENQTFTDMDHINNKDLL; via the coding sequence ATGCTAGAGGTAAGGTATGCATCAAGTAATAAAGATGCGAAAAGTTACGATACAATGAGATTAAGAGAGGAATTTCATATTGATGGCCTTTTTCAGAAAGATGAAATTAAGATGGTTTACTCTCATATTGATCGGATTATTGCAGGATCAGTCTGTCCTGTAGAAAAGGAATTAAAGCTAGAAGTAGGAAAGGAAATTGGGGCTGAATATTTCTTGGAAAGAAGAGAGTTAGGAATCATCAATATCGGAGGAAGTGGAATTGTTACCCTTGATGGTGAAGTACAAGAGCTAGAAAAGGGAGATGGCCTATACGTTGGAAAGGGGATTAAGGATGTTGTATTTAAGAGTGTCGATCCAGGGAAGCCTGCTAAATTCTACATTAACTCAGCTCCAGCCCATGCGTCATATCCCACAGTGAAAATTAATGTAAAAGATGCCAGTCCTGTAAAATTAGGGTCAAAGGAAGAACTAAATCAGAGAACGATCTATCAATATGTACATCCAAATGTATGCCAGTCATGCCAATTATTGATGGGGATGACAATATTGGAAGACGGTTCGGTATGGAACACAATGCCTTGTCATACCCATGATAGAAGAATGGAAGTATACTTCTACTTTGATATGGATGATGATGCCATGGTATTTCATATGACAGGAGAGCCAAAAGAAACGAGACATATTATTATGAGAAATGAAGAAGCTGTTATTTCACCATCTTGGTCAATTCACTCAGGAGTAGGAACAAAAAAGTATACGTTTATCTGGGGAATGGTAGGAGAAAACCAAACCTTTACGGATATGGACCATATTAATAATAAAGATTTATTATAA
- a CDS encoding VOC family protein — protein sequence MLRLEHVGICAVNTTVLKDWYVKLFDFKIVYDNKKQMPTYFLLMEDKSMLEICPADQESHSLNNKYQGIRHLSFGTDNIEEEYQNLLTHDVEIIEVLKENAKGIKTAFFKDLEGNIIHFIQRPEALHQALV from the coding sequence ATGTTAAGACTTGAACATGTAGGGATCTGTGCAGTAAATACAACCGTACTAAAAGATTGGTATGTGAAATTATTTGATTTCAAAATTGTTTACGATAACAAAAAACAAATGCCTACATATTTTTTATTAATGGAAGATAAAAGTATGTTAGAGATTTGTCCTGCTGACCAAGAAAGTCATAGCCTCAATAATAAGTACCAAGGAATTAGGCATTTATCATTTGGAACAGATAATATTGAAGAAGAGTACCAAAACCTTCTAACTCATGATGTAGAAATCATAGAAGTGTTGAAGGAAAATGCCAAAGGTATAAAAACAGCATTCTTTAAGGATCTAGAAGGAAACATAATACATTTTATACAACGACCTGAAGCCCTACACCAGGCATTGGTTTAG
- a CDS encoding ABC transporter substrate-binding protein: MKRMAKTVAILLALTLLLTACGGGDTPAVDTGGSEEPAGVEEEVVLRFSWWGGDERHEKTLEAIALFEERNPGVKIEAEYGGWSGFQEKYATQMAGNTAADIMQVNWNWLYIFSKDGNGYYDLNDLSDYVDLSNYDQAIMDQVTINNKVNALPLGIGAKVFYYNETTYAKAGVEIPKTFEDLFAAADVFKEQLGNEYYPIDVDAYGAFLMVLYYLEQTTGQPFMNENNEINYTEGQLVEALEFYNEMVERGVTPSMQQRAGAGDVPVDQTPSWIQGKYGGTYEWDSAINKFQAALEGEQTIVTGDYLKDLGSYDSALAKVSMTYAINKDTKHPEIAAQFLNFLVADPDSVALQGTARGIPANKAAIETLESMGMLSGLTYEGNVKATQFLGKGINPYFESGELQDLYRELIDQFGYGRINAQQTAERLINEVNSMTQELAQ; this comes from the coding sequence ATGAAGAGAATGGCAAAGACAGTAGCGATACTACTTGCATTAACGTTATTATTAACGGCTTGTGGAGGTGGCGACACACCAGCAGTAGATACAGGAGGTTCAGAAGAGCCAGCAGGTGTAGAGGAAGAGGTTGTTTTAAGATTTTCATGGTGGGGTGGAGATGAAAGACACGAAAAGACGTTAGAAGCAATTGCATTATTTGAAGAGAGGAACCCAGGGGTAAAAATTGAAGCAGAATATGGTGGATGGTCAGGATTCCAAGAGAAATATGCAACTCAGATGGCGGGTAATACAGCAGCTGATATTATGCAGGTTAACTGGAACTGGTTGTACATCTTCTCTAAAGATGGTAATGGTTACTATGATTTAAATGACTTAAGTGATTATGTTGATTTATCTAACTATGATCAAGCCATAATGGACCAAGTCACAATCAATAATAAGGTCAATGCACTACCACTTGGTATTGGCGCCAAGGTATTCTACTATAATGAAACTACATATGCTAAGGCTGGGGTCGAAATCCCCAAAACATTTGAGGACCTATTTGCAGCAGCAGATGTATTCAAAGAGCAGCTAGGAAATGAGTATTATCCAATTGATGTAGATGCATATGGTGCATTTTTAATGGTACTGTACTACCTTGAGCAAACAACGGGTCAACCATTTATGAATGAAAACAATGAAATAAACTACACAGAGGGACAACTGGTTGAAGCATTAGAATTCTATAATGAGATGGTTGAAAGAGGCGTAACCCCTTCAATGCAACAAAGAGCAGGTGCTGGTGATGTGCCTGTAGACCAAACCCCAAGTTGGATTCAGGGTAAATATGGTGGGACTTACGAGTGGGATAGTGCAATCAATAAGTTCCAAGCCGCATTAGAAGGAGAGCAAACAATCGTTACGGGCGATTATTTAAAAGATTTAGGTTCTTATGATTCTGCTTTAGCAAAGGTTTCCATGACATATGCCATTAATAAAGATACAAAGCACCCAGAAATCGCAGCACAATTCTTGAATTTCTTAGTAGCTGATCCAGATTCTGTAGCCCTTCAAGGAACGGCTAGAGGGATCCCTGCCAATAAAGCAGCTATTGAAACATTAGAGTCAATGGGAATGCTTTCAGGATTAACCTATGAAGGTAATGTAAAAGCGACCCAATTCTTAGGTAAAGGAATTAATCCATACTTTGAAAGTGGCGAATTACAAGACCTTTATAGAGAGCTTATTGACCAATTTGGATACGGAAGAATCAATGCACAACAGACAGCAGAAAGATTAATAAATGAAGTAAATTCCATGACTCAGGAATTGGCACAATAA
- a CDS encoding glycoside hydrolase family 88/105 protein has translation MKTNDFIKVYLEGYSKYKEKWNYEDGCVYKGALDLYKATNDKEYLNFVKAFIDESISESGEILRYEIEEFNIDNINTGKVLFDLYEMTRESKYKKAAMQLREQLQKHPKTEEGSFWHKKIYPNQVWLDGLYMAMPFYAEYEKLFNKSQGFEDIHKQFMVVRDRVKDLESGLYYHGYDESKKERWSHPETGLSQNFWSRAMGWFVMAMVDTLEVIGEGTPYFLGIQEMLKESIDALLKYQDKQTFMWYQVIDQIHGEGNYLETSGTLMIAYGILKGVRLGFLPEEYQSFGKKAFTGVIEKYLDTNTNHLGGICGVAGLGNTPYRDGSYEYYMSEKIIENDPKGVGAFLMTYSEMLRS, from the coding sequence ATGAAAACCAATGACTTTATTAAAGTATATCTAGAGGGTTACAGCAAGTATAAAGAAAAATGGAATTATGAAGACGGTTGTGTATATAAGGGAGCTCTAGACCTATATAAAGCAACCAATGATAAAGAATATCTAAACTTTGTAAAAGCATTTATTGATGAATCTATTTCTGAAAGTGGAGAAATATTACGATATGAAATAGAAGAATTTAATATTGATAACATTAATACTGGTAAGGTTTTATTTGACCTATATGAAATGACAAGAGAGAGCAAGTATAAAAAAGCAGCCATGCAGTTAAGAGAACAATTACAAAAACATCCTAAAACAGAAGAAGGTAGCTTTTGGCACAAAAAAATATATCCTAATCAAGTCTGGTTAGATGGTTTATATATGGCAATGCCCTTTTACGCAGAGTATGAAAAGCTTTTCAATAAAAGCCAAGGATTTGAAGACATTCACAAACAATTTATGGTTGTGAGGGACAGAGTAAAGGATTTGGAAAGTGGACTTTATTATCATGGATATGATGAGAGTAAAAAAGAAAGATGGAGTCACCCCGAAACAGGATTATCACAAAACTTCTGGAGTCGAGCAATGGGGTGGTTTGTGATGGCCATGGTAGACACACTTGAAGTAATCGGTGAAGGAACACCATACTTCCTAGGGATCCAAGAGATGTTAAAAGAGTCAATTGATGCCTTATTGAAATATCAAGATAAACAGACATTTATGTGGTATCAAGTCATCGATCAAATCCATGGAGAAGGGAACTATCTAGAGACCTCGGGTACGTTAATGATTGCCTATGGTATTTTAAAAGGAGTAAGATTAGGGTTTTTACCTGAAGAATACCAGTCCTTTGGAAAGAAAGCTTTTACAGGAGTAATTGAAAAATACCTCGATACAAATACAAATCACTTAGGTGGGATTTGTGGTGTAGCAGGCCTAGGGAATACGCCATATCGTGATGGAAGCTATGAATATTACATGTCAGAAAAAATAATCGAAAATGACCCGAAAGGGGTAGGCGCCTTTTTAATGACTTATAGTGAAATGCTTAGGTCATGA
- a CDS encoding ABC transporter ATP-binding protein: MANVKLKRIEKVYPNGFKAVHGIDLEIEDGEFMVFVGPSGCAKSTTLRMVAGLEDITGGEIWIGNQCVNEVQPKDRGIAMVFQNYALYPHMTAYENMAFGLKFAKTPKDEIEKRVKDAAEKLEITDLLDRRPKEMSGGQRQRIAVGRAIVRNPEVFLFDEPLSNLDAKLRVSMRVRIAQLHQQLKEEGKAATMIYVTHDQVEAMTMGDRICVLNYGEIMQVDTPLNLYNKPTNKFVAGFIGAPAMNIFEAELAQENGNTVVRVASKTITLPEEKADKVKGHVGKKIWFGVRPENIHLFQEKDADYIDGVVSVIEQMGNEEFIYFEAEGTQYISRINSHDMLKVTRGKEHCFSFDMSKCHLFDFETEENISL, from the coding sequence ATGGCTAACGTAAAATTGAAAAGAATTGAGAAAGTATATCCCAATGGATTTAAGGCAGTACATGGAATTGACTTGGAGATTGAAGATGGTGAATTCATGGTTTTTGTTGGACCATCTGGCTGTGCAAAGTCAACGACACTTAGAATGGTGGCTGGATTAGAAGACATTACCGGTGGCGAGATTTGGATCGGAAATCAATGCGTTAACGAAGTTCAACCTAAGGATAGAGGAATTGCAATGGTTTTCCAAAACTATGCCCTATATCCCCATATGACTGCCTATGAAAATATGGCCTTTGGTCTGAAATTTGCAAAGACACCAAAGGATGAAATTGAAAAGCGTGTAAAGGATGCGGCTGAAAAGTTGGAAATTACTGATTTACTAGATAGAAGGCCAAAAGAAATGTCAGGTGGACAAAGGCAAAGAATTGCAGTAGGAAGAGCAATTGTAAGGAATCCTGAAGTATTCTTATTTGATGAACCACTATCAAACCTTGATGCGAAGCTAAGGGTTTCCATGAGAGTGAGGATCGCACAGTTACATCAGCAACTAAAAGAAGAAGGAAAGGCAGCAACGATGATTTATGTAACCCATGATCAAGTAGAAGCCATGACAATGGGAGATCGAATATGTGTATTGAATTATGGAGAAATTATGCAAGTCGATACACCTCTTAACCTATATAATAAGCCCACTAATAAGTTTGTTGCAGGTTTTATTGGAGCACCAGCGATGAATATATTTGAGGCAGAACTAGCCCAGGAAAATGGAAATACTGTGGTTCGAGTAGCCAGTAAAACAATCACATTACCAGAAGAAAAAGCCGACAAAGTCAAAGGACATGTAGGCAAGAAAATATGGTTTGGTGTTAGACCAGAGAACATCCATCTTTTCCAAGAAAAAGATGCAGATTATATAGATGGTGTGGTGTCAGTCATAGAACAAATGGGAAATGAAGAATTTATTTACTTTGAAGCTGAAGGAACACAATATATTTCAAGAATTAACTCTCATGATATGTTGAAAGTAACAAGAGGAAAAGAGCATTGCTTTAGCTTTGATATGAGTAAATGTCATCTGTTTGACTTTGAAACTGAAGAAAATATTTCTTTATAA
- a CDS encoding carbohydrate ABC transporter permease — protein sequence MMKAKVEAQEKQILNDEMNIEERDRILRKRRIRKSKINAGLRYTVLVAVGMLMLYPLVWLIGASFKTNAEIFTSIGFLPNSFDFSGYVNGWRTSTQYTFATYFMNTFKIVIPKVILTMISTTITAYGFARFKMKGKKVFFMILIATLLLPNVVLRIPQYLMYRDFGWLNSYKPLVVPAAFATDAFFVFMMIQFMRGIPKDLEEAARIDGCNSLQVLYYILMPMLKPAIISVGLFQFMWTMNDFLGPLIYLSSVEKYPVSIALKMSMDASALVHWNQIIAMSVIALIPSLVVFFAAQRYFVDGISTSGIKG from the coding sequence ATGATGAAAGCTAAAGTGGAAGCCCAAGAAAAACAAATACTTAATGACGAGATGAACATCGAAGAAAGAGATCGGATTTTAAGAAAACGAAGAATTAGAAAGAGTAAAATCAATGCAGGGTTGCGCTATACAGTTCTGGTTGCAGTTGGGATGCTTATGCTTTATCCACTGGTTTGGTTAATTGGGGCGTCATTTAAAACAAATGCTGAAATTTTCACATCGATTGGCTTCCTACCTAATTCATTTGATTTTTCAGGCTATGTTAATGGATGGAGAACATCAACACAATACACATTTGCAACCTATTTTATGAATACATTTAAAATTGTCATTCCAAAGGTTATTTTAACAATGATTTCAACGACGATCACTGCCTATGGATTTGCTCGGTTTAAAATGAAAGGCAAAAAAGTATTTTTCATGATCTTAATTGCAACATTGCTATTACCAAATGTCGTCTTAAGAATACCACAGTATCTAATGTATCGTGACTTTGGTTGGTTAAATAGTTATAAACCATTGGTTGTACCAGCGGCCTTTGCAACAGATGCATTCTTTGTCTTTATGATGATTCAATTTATGAGAGGAATTCCAAAGGATTTAGAGGAAGCGGCACGAATTGATGGGTGTAACTCATTACAGGTACTGTACTACATTTTAATGCCAATGCTAAAGCCAGCGATTATTTCTGTAGGACTGTTTCAATTTATGTGGACAATGAACGACTTTTTAGGACCATTGATTTACTTATCTAGTGTTGAAAAGTATCCTGTATCCATTGCCCTGAAGATGTCCATGGATGCCAGTGCATTGGTTCACTGGAATCAAATTATTGCAATGTCAGTGATCGCTTTAATACCATCATTAGTTGTGTTCTTTGCTGCACAAAGATACTTTGTTGACGGTATATCAACTTCGGGAATAAAGGGGTAG
- a CDS encoding sugar kinase, translating into MERGKDNMEVITFGESMVLFNPDSTGPLRYVHNFNKTIAGAESNVAIALARLKHRVGWFSRLGDDEFGRYIEAVIRGEGVDVSRIVTDPSNSTGLLFKERFAHVNPKVYYYRKNSAASNITFKDLDLEYIKSAKILHVTGITLALSQSAREAVYEAVKMAKANGVLISFDPNIRLKLWSAEEAKVAILEMIKLSDIVFPGVDEGRLLLGTEDPKEMIKQLLNMGCSTVAVKLGKEGCYIANRQEEKMVRGYVVERPIDTVGAGDGYAAGFLSGLLNQLSLEECGKLANAVGAMATLVRGDMEGFPTLSQVREFMGTDEYIDR; encoded by the coding sequence ATGGAAAGGGGAAAAGATAATATGGAGGTGATTACCTTTGGAGAGTCCATGGTTTTGTTTAATCCAGATTCTACGGGTCCTTTAAGATATGTTCACAATTTTAATAAAACAATTGCAGGAGCTGAGTCAAATGTAGCAATTGCTCTTGCAAGATTAAAACATCGAGTTGGATGGTTTTCCAGGCTGGGAGACGATGAATTTGGAAGATATATAGAAGCTGTCATCAGGGGAGAAGGTGTAGATGTCTCTAGAATTGTGACGGATCCCAGTAATAGTACAGGATTACTTTTTAAAGAGAGATTTGCTCATGTAAATCCTAAGGTGTATTATTATAGAAAGAATTCAGCAGCAAGCAATATTACATTTAAAGATTTAGATTTAGAATATATAAAATCAGCAAAGATCCTGCATGTTACAGGAATCACCCTAGCTTTGTCTCAAAGTGCTAGAGAAGCTGTCTATGAGGCGGTAAAGATGGCGAAAGCAAATGGGGTATTGATATCCTTTGACCCCAATATTCGACTGAAATTGTGGTCTGCCGAAGAAGCGAAAGTCGCTATATTGGAAATGATAAAGCTCTCTGACATTGTGTTTCCAGGTGTAGATGAAGGAAGGCTCTTGTTAGGAACAGAAGATCCGAAGGAAATGATAAAACAGCTCTTAAATATGGGATGCAGTACTGTTGCGGTAAAGCTAGGGAAAGAAGGATGTTATATCGCCAACAGACAGGAAGAAAAGATGGTAAGGGGATATGTAGTAGAACGACCCATAGATACCGTAGGTGCAGGGGATGGTTATGCCGCTGGGTTTTTATCGGGACTTTTAAATCAATTGAGTCTAGAGGAATGTGGGAAGTTAGCCAATGCTGTAGGGGCCATGGCAACCCTTGTAAGAGGCGATATGGAAGGGTTTCCCACTCTTTCTCAAGTCAGAGAGTTTATGGGGACGGATGAATATATTGATAGATAA
- a CDS encoding glycoside hydrolase family 28 protein encodes MKFEIISITSRTATIEVVGDECVFAKHPFEIYINGSLSGKSNRNVTTISELEPSTEYEIYIKDTQTLSHSGVKVFKTEYESVTLNVKDFGATGTGEKHDTASLQAAIMSCPPSGRVLIPEGTYLTAPLYLKSNITLEIQKGAKLLGSNVREDYPILPGTTKTTDGKDEFYLGSWEGDPMDCFASLLTGIGVNNVKIIGKGIIDGNASFDNWWKDAKKKRVAWRPRLIFIKNCRDILIEEVTVQNSPSWTIHPMFSQNLQLINLKVINPKDSPNTDGINPESCQNVKIIGVDFSVGDDCIAIKSGKLYLGQRLKIASQDIMIRNCHMKFGHGGIVIGSEMAGGVKNVSAIRCIFEETDRGIRIKTRRGRGKDGVINGINAENIVMKKVLTPFVINTFYFCDPDGKTEYVWSKEKLPVDERTPVVKNVYLKNMICEDCEVAAGFIYGLPECKIENIILEDIKVSFALDAKEGYPAMMSHLDKQLRAGFFIGNAKNVKIKNFTVENGMGEPFIFSEVEALSY; translated from the coding sequence ATGAAGTTTGAGATCATATCAATCACATCCAGGACCGCTACAATAGAAGTTGTAGGTGACGAATGTGTTTTTGCAAAACATCCCTTTGAAATCTATATTAATGGTAGCTTAAGTGGAAAATCAAATAGGAATGTCACAACGATATCTGAACTTGAGCCAAGTACGGAGTATGAAATCTATATAAAGGATACACAGACCTTATCCCATAGTGGTGTCAAGGTCTTTAAAACAGAATATGAATCTGTCACATTGAATGTAAAGGATTTTGGAGCAACAGGAACCGGTGAAAAGCATGATACAGCTTCATTACAGGCAGCGATCATGTCTTGTCCACCTAGTGGGAGAGTGCTGATTCCTGAAGGAACATATTTAACAGCGCCCCTTTATCTTAAAAGTAATATTACTTTGGAAATACAAAAAGGAGCAAAACTACTGGGAAGCAATGTGAGAGAAGATTATCCCATATTACCAGGTACTACAAAAACCACTGATGGTAAAGATGAATTTTATTTGGGCTCATGGGAAGGTGATCCCATGGACTGTTTTGCAAGTCTCCTAACGGGTATTGGTGTCAATAATGTGAAAATTATTGGTAAAGGAATCATAGATGGCAATGCTTCATTTGATAATTGGTGGAAGGATGCAAAGAAAAAGCGTGTTGCATGGAGACCTAGATTGATATTCATAAAAAACTGTAGGGACATTTTAATTGAAGAGGTTACGGTTCAAAATTCCCCATCATGGACAATACATCCAATGTTTTCACAAAATTTACAATTGATTAACTTAAAAGTAATCAATCCTAAAGATTCCCCAAACACAGATGGGATTAACCCTGAGTCCTGTCAAAATGTAAAAATCATAGGTGTTGATTTTTCAGTTGGAGATGATTGTATTGCAATTAAATCTGGCAAGTTGTATTTAGGTCAAAGATTAAAAATTGCTTCCCAGGATATTATGATTCGAAATTGCCACATGAAATTTGGCCACGGAGGGATCGTAATTGGGAGCGAAATGGCAGGGGGCGTAAAAAATGTTTCTGCCATCAGATGTATCTTTGAAGAGACAGATCGTGGGATTCGAATTAAAACAAGAAGAGGGAGAGGTAAAGACGGGGTTATTAATGGCATTAATGCTGAAAACATTGTGATGAAAAAAGTTTTGACTCCCTTTGTGATAAACACTTTTTATTTCTGTGATCCAGATGGGAAAACAGAGTACGTTTGGAGCAAGGAAAAGCTCCCGGTAGATGAGAGAACACCGGTTGTTAAAAATGTTTACTTAAAGAACATGATTTGTGAAGACTGTGAGGTGGCTGCAGGGTTCATTTACGGATTACCAGAGTGCAAGATAGAGAACATTATACTAGAAGACATTAAAGTCAGCTTTGCATTAGATGCAAAGGAAGGATACCCTGCAATGATGAGTCACTTGGATAAGCAATTGAGAGCAGGATTCTTTATTGGAAATGCTAAAAATGTAAAAATTAAGAACTTCACTGTGGAAAATGGAATGGGTGAGCCATTTATATTTTCTGAAGTAGAAGCGTTATCTTATTAA
- a CDS encoding carbohydrate ABC transporter permease: MKANLKKYEGYLYIAPWLIGILVFTAYPFITSFVLSLTDYNLVASPNFIGLDNYKRMINTPMFWTSFTNTIKYVVLTVPLKLAFALFIAYILNFKLKGVNFFRTAYYLPSILGGSVAVAVLWRFIFADTGFVNLILGTVGVDPISWLGDPRYAVFTISLLRVWQFGSAMVIFLAALKNIPESLYEAAKIDGATKMATFLKVTLPMITPVVFFNFIMQLVQAFQEFNGPYIITGGGPLNSTYLFPLYIYDNSFKYFRMGYGSALSWFLFVVIMIFTLITFRSEKYWVYYSDEGDE; the protein is encoded by the coding sequence ATGAAGGCAAACCTGAAAAAGTATGAAGGTTATCTGTATATAGCGCCATGGTTGATTGGAATTCTAGTGTTTACAGCTTACCCCTTCATCACATCATTCGTATTAAGTCTTACTGATTACAATTTAGTTGCTAGTCCTAACTTCATTGGTTTAGATAACTATAAAAGAATGATCAATACCCCTATGTTTTGGACGTCCTTTACCAATACAATTAAGTATGTGGTTTTAACAGTACCATTGAAGTTAGCATTTGCACTATTTATTGCCTACATTCTTAATTTTAAATTAAAGGGAGTTAACTTCTTCAGAACTGCTTATTATCTACCCTCGATTTTAGGTGGTAGCGTTGCCGTCGCAGTTTTATGGAGGTTTATATTTGCAGATACAGGTTTTGTTAACCTGATTTTAGGTACCGTAGGAGTCGATCCCATCAGCTGGCTTGGGGATCCAAGATATGCTGTATTCACCATCAGTTTACTGCGCGTATGGCAATTTGGATCTGCCATGGTTATTTTCCTAGCAGCATTAAAAAATATTCCAGAGTCTCTCTATGAAGCCGCAAAGATTGATGGAGCCACAAAGATGGCAACTTTCCTCAAAGTGACTTTACCAATGATTACACCCGTTGTATTCTTCAACTTTATTATGCAGCTAGTGCAAGCATTCCAAGAGTTTAATGGACCCTATATTATTACCGGTGGTGGGCCACTTAATTCAACCTATTTGTTCCCATTGTATATTTATGATAACTCCTTTAAGTATTTTAGAATGGGATATGGTAGTGCATTATCATGGTTCTTATTTGTGGTCATTATGATATTTACACTAATCACCTTTAGGTCTGAGAAGTATTGGGTGTATTACTCTGATGAGGGAGATGAATGA